The following coding sequences lie in one Cronobacter universalis NCTC 9529 genomic window:
- the galK gene encoding galactokinase — protein MSLKEKTHALFAEKFGYPATTHIQAPGRVNLIGEHTDYNDGFVLPCAIDYQTVISCAKRDDRRVRVVAADYDNQTDEFSLDEPILTHDSQQWSNYVRGVVKHLQQRDPGFGGADLVISGNVPQGAGLSSSASLEVAVGTVFRHLYHLSLDGAQIALNGQEAENQFVGCNCGIMDQLISALGKKDHALLIDCRSLGTKAVPMPQGVAVVIINSNFKRTLVGSEYNTRREQCETGARFFTQKALRDVSLDQFNAVAHELDPIVAKRVRHVLTENARTVEAADALAKGDLSRMGKLMAESHASMRDDFEITVPQIDTLVEIVKSVIGDQGGVRMTGGGFGGCVVALVPEAIVPEVQAAVEAQYEARTGIKETFYVCKPSEGAGLC, from the coding sequence ATGAGCCTGAAAGAAAAGACACACGCCCTGTTTGCCGAAAAATTCGGCTACCCTGCCACCACCCATATTCAGGCGCCGGGCCGCGTTAACCTTATTGGCGAGCACACCGACTATAACGACGGTTTCGTGCTGCCCTGCGCTATCGATTACCAGACGGTGATCAGCTGCGCGAAGCGTGACGACCGCCGCGTGCGCGTGGTTGCCGCCGATTACGATAACCAAACCGATGAGTTTTCTCTCGATGAGCCGATTCTGACGCACGACAGCCAGCAGTGGTCGAACTATGTGCGCGGCGTGGTGAAGCATCTGCAACAGCGCGACCCTGGCTTCGGCGGCGCCGATCTGGTGATCAGCGGCAATGTGCCGCAGGGCGCGGGCTTAAGCTCTTCCGCGTCGCTGGAAGTGGCGGTCGGCACCGTGTTCCGCCACCTCTATCACCTTTCGCTCGACGGCGCGCAGATCGCTCTGAACGGCCAGGAAGCGGAAAACCAGTTCGTCGGCTGCAACTGCGGGATCATGGATCAGTTGATCTCCGCGCTCGGCAAAAAAGACCATGCGCTGCTTATCGACTGCCGCAGCCTCGGCACCAAAGCCGTACCGATGCCGCAGGGCGTCGCGGTCGTTATTATCAACAGTAATTTTAAACGCACGCTGGTCGGCAGCGAGTACAACACCCGCCGCGAGCAGTGCGAAACCGGCGCGCGTTTCTTCACGCAAAAAGCGCTGCGCGACGTGAGCCTGGATCAATTTAACGCCGTGGCGCATGAGCTTGACCCGATTGTGGCTAAACGCGTGCGCCATGTCCTGACTGAAAACGCCCGCACCGTGGAAGCGGCTGACGCGCTGGCGAAAGGCGACCTGAGCCGGATGGGCAAACTGATGGCGGAATCTCACGCCTCGATGCGCGACGACTTTGAAATTACCGTTCCGCAGATCGATACTCTGGTGGAGATTGTGAAATCGGTAATCGGTGACCAGGGCGGCGTGCGCATGACGGGCGGCGGCTTCGGCGGCTGCGTCGTGGCGCTGGTGCCGGAAGCTATCGTGCCGGAAGTGCAGGCTGCCGTGGAGGCGCAGTACGAAGCGCGCACCGGTATTAAAGAAACGTTTTACGTGTGCAAACCTTCAGAAGGAGCAGGTCTGTGCTAA
- the pal gene encoding peptidoglycan-associated lipoprotein Pal: MQLNKVLKGLMIALPVMAIAACSSNKNASNDQSGEGMLGAGTGMNGNGGNMSSEEQARLQMQQLQQNNIVYFDLDKYDIRSDFAAMLDAHANFLRSNPSYKVTVEGHADERGTPEYNISLGERRANAVKMYLQGKGVSADQISIVSYGKEKPAVLGHDEAAYAKNRRAVLVY, translated from the coding sequence TGGCAATCGCGGCGTGTTCTTCTAACAAGAACGCCAGCAATGACCAGAGCGGCGAAGGCATGCTGGGTGCCGGCACTGGTATGAACGGCAACGGCGGCAACATGTCTTCTGAAGAGCAGGCGCGTCTGCAGATGCAGCAGCTGCAGCAGAACAACATCGTTTACTTCGATCTGGACAAGTACGACATCCGTTCTGACTTCGCTGCAATGCTGGATGCGCACGCTAACTTCCTGCGTAGCAACCCGTCTTACAAAGTGACCGTTGAAGGTCACGCGGATGAGCGCGGCACCCCGGAGTACAACATCTCCCTGGGCGAGCGTCGTGCTAACGCCGTTAAGATGTACCTGCAGGGCAAAGGCGTTTCTGCTGACCAGATCTCCATCGTTTCTTACGGTAAAGAAAAACCTGCAGTACTGGGTCACGACGAAGCGGCATATGCCAAAAACCGTCGCGCCGTACTGGTTTACTAA
- the galM gene encoding galactose-1-epimerase, which produces MLKETPQLAPDGQPYRISTLRNAAGMVVTVMDWGATLLSARVPMKDASVRETLLGCPSPEVWLEQTAFLGASVGRYANRIAQSRFTLDGKTYSLTPSQGENQLHGGPEGFDKRRWRIVRQNGQEVLYTLDSQDGDQGYPGELRATAHFRLTDDNRISIEYRARVDKLCPVNLTNHAYFNLDGEQNDVRGHRLQLFAGRYLPVDEQGIPREGLADVAGTGFDFREPKKIAQDFLKDEGQQRVKGYDHAWLLDAKGDLEQPAAHVWSSDEKLKMTVYTTAPALQFYSGNYLEGTPAREQGTYSAWQGLALESEFLPDSPNHPEWPQPDCVLRPDQEYQSITHYHFIPQ; this is translated from the coding sequence GTGCTAAAAGAGACGCCACAACTGGCCCCGGATGGCCAGCCGTATCGTATCTCCACCCTGCGCAACGCCGCAGGGATGGTCGTGACCGTGATGGACTGGGGCGCGACGCTGCTGTCGGCCCGCGTCCCGATGAAAGACGCCAGCGTGCGCGAAACGCTGCTGGGCTGTCCGAGCCCGGAAGTCTGGCTTGAGCAGACCGCGTTTCTCGGCGCGTCGGTGGGCCGTTACGCCAACCGCATCGCGCAGTCGCGATTTACGCTGGATGGCAAGACATATTCCCTGACGCCGAGCCAGGGTGAAAACCAGCTGCATGGCGGCCCGGAAGGGTTCGACAAACGCCGCTGGCGCATTGTGCGCCAGAACGGGCAGGAAGTGCTTTATACGCTGGATTCGCAGGATGGCGACCAGGGTTATCCCGGCGAGCTGCGCGCCACCGCGCATTTCCGCCTGACCGACGATAACCGCATCAGCATTGAATATCGCGCCCGCGTGGATAAACTGTGTCCGGTCAACCTTACGAATCACGCCTATTTCAACCTGGACGGCGAGCAGAACGACGTGCGCGGCCATCGCCTGCAACTCTTCGCAGGGCGCTATCTGCCGGTTGACGAGCAGGGCATTCCGCGCGAGGGTCTGGCGGACGTCGCGGGAACCGGTTTTGATTTCCGCGAGCCGAAAAAAATCGCGCAGGATTTCCTGAAAGACGAAGGCCAGCAGCGCGTAAAAGGCTATGACCACGCCTGGCTGCTGGACGCGAAAGGCGATCTGGAACAGCCTGCGGCGCACGTCTGGTCGAGCGATGAAAAGCTCAAAATGACGGTCTACACCACCGCGCCGGCGTTGCAGTTCTACTCAGGCAACTATCTGGAAGGCACGCCCGCCCGCGAACAGGGCACTTACAGCGCCTGGCAAGGGCTGGCGCTGGAGAGTGAATTCCTGCCGGACAGCCCCAACCACCCGGAGTGGCCGCAGCCGGACTGCGTTTTGCGTCCGGATCAGGAATACCAGAGCATCACGCACTATCACTTTATTCCTCAGTAA
- the gpmA gene encoding 2,3-diphosphoglycerate-dependent phosphoglycerate mutase, with protein sequence MAVTKLVLVRHGESQWNNENRFTGWYDVDLSEKGVSEAKAAGKLLKDEGYSFDFAYTSVLKRAIHTLWNILDGLDQAWLPVEKSWKLNERHYGALQGLNKAETAEKYGDEQVKQWRRGFAVTPPALTKDDERFPGHDPRYAKLSEQELPLTESLALTIDRVIPYWNETILPRLKSGERVIIAAHGNSLRALVKYLDNMSEEEILELNIPTGVPLVYEFDENFKPIKHYYLGNADEIAAKAAAVANQGKAK encoded by the coding sequence ATGGCTGTTACTAAGCTGGTTCTGGTTCGTCACGGCGAAAGCCAGTGGAACAACGAAAACCGCTTTACCGGTTGGTACGACGTTGACCTGTCTGAAAAAGGCGTCAGCGAAGCGAAAGCCGCGGGCAAGCTGCTGAAAGACGAAGGCTATAGCTTTGACTTTGCTTATACCTCCGTGCTGAAACGTGCCATCCATACGCTGTGGAACATCCTGGACGGGCTGGATCAGGCCTGGCTGCCGGTTGAAAAATCCTGGAAACTGAACGAGCGTCACTACGGCGCCCTGCAGGGTCTGAACAAAGCCGAAACCGCTGAAAAATACGGTGACGAGCAGGTGAAACAGTGGCGTCGCGGCTTCGCGGTGACTCCGCCGGCGCTGACCAAAGATGACGAGCGTTTCCCGGGCCACGATCCGCGCTACGCGAAACTGAGCGAGCAGGAACTGCCGCTGACCGAAAGCCTGGCGCTGACCATCGATCGCGTTATCCCTTACTGGAATGAAACCATTCTGCCGCGCCTGAAAAGCGGTGAGCGCGTGATTATCGCCGCTCACGGCAACTCCCTGCGCGCGCTGGTAAAATACCTGGATAATATGAGCGAAGAAGAGATTCTTGAGCTGAACATCCCGACCGGCGTGCCGCTGGTGTATGAGTTCGACGAGAACTTCAAGCCGATTAAACACTACTACCTGGGCAATGCTGACGAGATCGCAGCGAAAGCGGCCGCTGTCGCGAACCAGGGTAAAGCGAAGTAA
- the cpoB gene encoding cell division protein CpoB gives MISNFRHHLLGLSLLVGVAAPWAANAQAPISDVGSGSVEDRVVQLERISNAHSQLLTQLQQQLSDNQSDIDALRGQIQENQYQLNQIVERQKQILLQMDSLTNGNGGAAAAQSGDQAQNGAAQATPDAGASAPAASAPTQSGDANTDYNAAIALVQDKSRQDEAITAFSNFIKQYPDSTYQPNAHYWLGQLNYNKGKKDDAAYYFASVVKNYPKSPKAADAMFKVGVIMQDKGDTAKAKAVYQQVISKYPGSEGAKQAQKRLNAM, from the coding sequence ATGATCAGTAACTTCAGACATCACCTGTTGGGTCTGTCGTTACTGGTTGGCGTAGCGGCCCCCTGGGCCGCTAATGCCCAGGCGCCAATCAGTGATGTCGGCTCAGGCTCGGTCGAAGACCGTGTCGTTCAACTCGAGCGTATTTCCAACGCTCACAGTCAGCTTTTAACCCAGCTTCAGCAGCAGCTCTCCGATAACCAGTCCGATATTGATGCCCTGCGCGGTCAGATTCAGGAAAATCAGTATCAGCTTAACCAGATTGTGGAACGTCAAAAGCAGATTTTGCTGCAGATGGACAGTCTGACTAATGGCAATGGCGGAGCGGCCGCGGCGCAGAGCGGCGATCAGGCGCAAAACGGCGCGGCGCAAGCCACACCGGACGCCGGGGCCTCCGCGCCCGCAGCCAGCGCGCCGACGCAAAGCGGGGATGCCAATACCGATTACAACGCAGCTATCGCGCTGGTGCAGGATAAATCCCGTCAGGATGAAGCCATCACCGCGTTTTCCAATTTCATTAAGCAATACCCGGATTCCACTTACCAGCCGAATGCCCATTACTGGCTCGGCCAGCTGAATTACAACAAAGGTAAGAAGGATGACGCGGCGTATTACTTCGCTTCGGTGGTGAAGAACTATCCCAAATCACCAAAAGCGGCGGATGCGATGTTTAAGGTTGGCGTAATCATGCAGGATAAAGGCGACACCGCGAAAGCGAAGGCCGTTTATCAGCAGGTTATCTCCAAATATCCTGGCTCCGAAGGCGCAAAGCAGGCGCAAAAACGTCTGAATGCGATGTAA
- the galT gene encoding galactose-1-phosphate uridylyltransferase: MEQFNPVDHPHRRYNPLTGQWILVSPHRAKRPWQGAQETPAKQTLPQHDPDCFLCPGNTRVTGDKNPQYTGTYVFTNDFAALMTDTPDAPQSADPLMRLESARGTSRVICFSPDHSKTLPELTLPALEEVVNTWQTQTAELGKTYPWVQVFENKGAAMGCSNPHPHGQIWANSFLPNEAEREDRLQREYFEQQGSPMLVDYAQRELADGSRTVVETEHWLAVVPYWAAWPFETLLLPKTHILRMTDLTDAQRSCLAVALKKLTSRYDNLFQTSFPYSMGWHGAPFNGEENTHWQLHAHFYPPLLRSATVRKFMVGYEMLAETQRDLTAEQAAERLRAVSDVHFRESGE, encoded by the coding sequence ATGGAACAGTTTAACCCCGTGGATCATCCGCACCGTCGTTATAACCCGCTGACCGGACAATGGATTCTGGTTTCGCCGCATCGCGCCAAGCGCCCCTGGCAGGGGGCGCAGGAAACGCCTGCGAAACAGACGCTGCCGCAGCACGATCCCGATTGTTTTCTCTGCCCCGGCAACACCCGCGTCACCGGGGATAAAAACCCGCAGTACACCGGCACCTATGTGTTTACCAACGATTTCGCCGCGCTGATGACCGATACGCCGGACGCGCCGCAAAGCGCCGATCCGCTGATGCGTCTTGAGAGCGCCCGCGGCACCAGCCGCGTGATTTGCTTCTCGCCGGATCACAGCAAAACGCTGCCGGAGCTGACGCTGCCCGCGCTCGAAGAAGTGGTGAACACCTGGCAGACGCAAACGGCTGAGCTGGGGAAAACCTACCCGTGGGTGCAGGTGTTTGAAAATAAAGGCGCGGCGATGGGCTGCTCTAACCCGCATCCGCACGGTCAGATTTGGGCCAACAGCTTCCTGCCGAATGAAGCCGAGCGTGAAGACAGGCTGCAGCGCGAGTATTTCGAACAGCAAGGCTCGCCGATGCTGGTGGATTACGCCCAGCGTGAGCTCGCAGACGGCAGCCGCACCGTGGTGGAAACCGAACACTGGCTGGCGGTGGTGCCGTACTGGGCGGCATGGCCGTTTGAAACGCTGCTGCTGCCGAAAACGCACATTCTGCGCATGACCGATTTGACTGACGCGCAGCGCAGCTGCCTTGCGGTGGCGCTGAAAAAACTCACCAGCCGCTACGACAACCTGTTCCAGACCTCGTTCCCCTACTCGATGGGCTGGCACGGCGCGCCGTTCAATGGCGAAGAGAACACGCACTGGCAGCTTCACGCCCACTTCTACCCGCCGCTGCTGCGCAGCGCCACGGTACGTAAATTTATGGTGGGGTATGAAATGCTGGCGGAAACCCAGCGTGATTTAACCGCCGAACAGGCGGCAGAGCGCCTGCGCGCCGTCAGCGACGTCCATTTTCGCGAATCCGGAGAATAA
- the pnuC gene encoding nicotinamide riboside transporter PnuC, which produces MDFFSVQNILVHIPLGEGGYSLSWIEAIGTLAGLLCIWLASLEKIVNYVFGLINVTLFAIIFFQIQLYASLLLQVFFFVANIYGWYAWSRQSSDNQAALHIRWLPRPKAFGWLAVCVVAIGLMTLWIDPVFAFLTRIAVQGMHAVGLNVTAPQLQPDAFPFWDSCMTVLSVVAMILMTRKYVENWLLWVIINVISVVIFARQGVYAMSLEYLILTFIALNGSRMWIKAAYERGSRALSH; this is translated from the coding sequence ATGGATTTTTTTAGCGTACAAAACATTCTGGTGCATATTCCGCTTGGCGAGGGCGGGTATTCGTTATCATGGATCGAAGCCATCGGCACGCTCGCGGGACTGCTGTGCATCTGGCTGGCGAGCCTTGAGAAAATCGTTAACTACGTGTTCGGCTTAATCAACGTCACGCTGTTTGCGATTATTTTCTTCCAGATCCAGCTCTATGCGAGCCTGCTCTTACAGGTCTTTTTCTTTGTGGCGAATATTTACGGCTGGTACGCGTGGTCGCGCCAGAGCAGCGATAACCAGGCGGCGTTGCACATCCGCTGGCTGCCGCGCCCGAAAGCCTTCGGCTGGCTGGCGGTCTGCGTGGTGGCGATTGGGTTAATGACGCTCTGGATCGATCCCGTGTTTGCCTTCCTGACCCGCATTGCGGTGCAGGGAATGCACGCAGTCGGGCTTAACGTGACGGCGCCGCAGCTTCAGCCGGACGCTTTCCCGTTCTGGGATTCCTGCATGACGGTCTTGTCCGTAGTGGCGATGATCCTGATGACCCGTAAATATGTCGAAAACTGGCTGCTGTGGGTCATCATTAACGTGATTAGCGTGGTGATTTTCGCCCGCCAGGGCGTCTATGCGATGTCGCTGGAGTATCTGATCCTGACGTTTATCGCGCTCAACGGCAGCCGGATGTGGATCAAAGCGGCGTACGAGCGGGGCTCGCGCGCGCTGTCTCACTAA
- the galE gene encoding UDP-glucose 4-epimerase GalE, whose translation MRVLVTGGSGYIGSHTCVQLLQNNHDVVILDNLCNSKRSVLPVIERLGGKAATFIDGDIRDEALLREIFHDYSIDTVIHFAGLKAVGESVAKPLEYYDNNVNGTLRLISAMRAAGVTNFIFSSSATVYGDQPKIPYVESFPTGTPQSPYGKSKLMVEQILTDLQKACPEWSIALLRYFNPVGAHPSGDMGEDPQGIPNNLMPYIAQVAVGRRESLAVFGNDYPTKDGTGVRDYIHVMDLADGHVAAMQQLADKPGVHIYNLGAGVGSSVLDVVNAFSKACGKPINYHFAPRRDGDLPAYWADATKADQDLNWRVTRSLQEMADDTWRWQSRHPQGYPD comes from the coding sequence ATGCGAGTTCTGGTAACGGGTGGTAGCGGTTACATCGGAAGTCATACCTGTGTGCAGCTGCTGCAAAACAATCATGATGTGGTCATCCTTGATAACCTCTGCAATAGCAAGCGCAGCGTGCTGCCGGTGATTGAGCGTCTGGGCGGCAAGGCCGCGACGTTTATCGATGGCGATATCCGCGATGAAGCGCTGCTGCGCGAGATTTTCCACGACTATTCTATCGATACGGTGATCCATTTCGCCGGTCTGAAAGCGGTCGGCGAATCCGTCGCGAAACCGCTGGAGTATTACGACAATAACGTCAACGGTACGCTGCGCCTGATCTCCGCCATGCGCGCCGCGGGCGTCACCAATTTTATTTTCAGCTCCTCCGCGACCGTCTACGGCGACCAGCCGAAAATCCCTTACGTCGAAAGCTTCCCGACCGGCACGCCGCAAAGCCCGTATGGCAAAAGCAAGCTGATGGTCGAGCAGATCCTGACCGACCTGCAAAAAGCCTGCCCGGAGTGGAGCATCGCGCTGCTGCGTTATTTCAACCCGGTCGGCGCGCATCCGTCGGGCGATATGGGCGAAGATCCGCAGGGCATCCCGAACAACCTGATGCCGTATATCGCGCAGGTGGCGGTAGGCCGTCGTGAGTCGCTGGCGGTTTTCGGTAACGATTACCCGACCAAAGACGGCACCGGCGTGCGCGACTATATCCACGTCATGGATCTCGCCGACGGCCACGTTGCCGCGATGCAACAACTGGCCGATAAGCCGGGCGTGCATATCTACAACCTCGGCGCAGGCGTCGGCAGCAGCGTGCTGGATGTCGTGAACGCGTTCAGCAAAGCCTGCGGCAAGCCTATCAATTATCACTTCGCGCCGCGCCGCGACGGCGATCTGCCCGCGTACTGGGCGGACGCCACCAAAGCAGACCAGGATCTGAACTGGCGCGTGACGCGTTCATTACAGGAAATGGCGGACGACACCTGGCGCTGGCAGTCACGTCATCCCCAAGGTTATCCCGATTAA
- the nadA gene encoding quinolinate synthase NadA, translating into MSVMFDPEAAIYPFPPKPAPLSADEKAVYREKIKRLLKERNAVIVAHYYTDPEIQALAEETGGCISDSLEMARFGANHPATTLLVAGVRFMGETAKILSPEKTILMPTLQAECSLDLGCPEEEFAAFCDSHPDRTVVVYANTSAAVKARADWVVTSSIAVELIEHLDSLGEKIIWAPDRHLGRYVQKQTGADVLCWQGACIVHDEFKTQALARMKALYPDAAVLVHPESPQAIVDMADAVGSTSQLINAARTLPHPQLIVATDRGIFYKMQQACPEKTLLEAPTAGEGATCRSCAHCPWMAMNGLQAIAEALEHGGAAHEIHVDAGLREAALTPLNRMLDFAATLRLSVKGNA; encoded by the coding sequence ATGAGTGTAATGTTCGATCCCGAAGCCGCAATTTATCCATTCCCGCCAAAGCCCGCGCCGCTGAGTGCGGACGAGAAAGCCGTTTACCGCGAAAAAATTAAGCGTCTCCTTAAAGAACGCAATGCGGTCATTGTGGCGCACTACTACACCGACCCGGAGATCCAGGCGCTGGCCGAAGAGACGGGCGGCTGCATTTCTGACTCGCTCGAGATGGCGCGTTTTGGCGCGAATCACCCCGCCACCACGCTGCTGGTCGCGGGCGTGCGCTTTATGGGCGAGACCGCCAAAATCTTAAGTCCTGAAAAAACCATTCTGATGCCGACGCTACAGGCGGAGTGCTCGCTGGATCTCGGCTGCCCGGAAGAAGAGTTCGCCGCATTTTGCGACAGCCATCCGGATCGCACCGTGGTGGTGTACGCCAATACCTCGGCGGCGGTAAAAGCCCGCGCCGACTGGGTGGTGACATCCAGCATCGCCGTTGAGCTGATTGAACATCTCGACAGTCTCGGTGAGAAAATCATCTGGGCGCCGGACCGCCACCTGGGCCGCTATGTGCAAAAGCAGACCGGCGCAGATGTGCTCTGCTGGCAGGGCGCGTGCATCGTGCATGATGAGTTCAAAACGCAGGCGCTGGCGCGTATGAAGGCGCTCTACCCGGACGCCGCCGTGCTGGTGCACCCTGAGTCGCCGCAGGCGATTGTCGATATGGCCGATGCCGTTGGCTCCACGAGCCAGCTCATTAACGCCGCCAGAACGCTGCCGCACCCGCAGCTGATTGTGGCGACCGATCGCGGCATCTTTTACAAAATGCAGCAGGCCTGCCCGGAAAAAACGCTGCTTGAGGCGCCGACCGCAGGCGAGGGCGCGACCTGCCGCAGCTGCGCGCACTGTCCGTGGATGGCGATGAATGGCCTTCAGGCCATCGCAGAGGCGCTGGAGCATGGCGGCGCGGCTCATGAGATTCATGTCGACGCAGGCCTGCGAGAAGCCGCGTTAACGCCGCTTAACCGCATGCTGGATTTTGCGGCTACACTTCGTCTTTCGGTTAAAGGAAACGCGTAA
- the aroG gene encoding 3-deoxy-7-phosphoheptulonate synthase AroG, with protein MTYQNDDLRIEGINELLPPVALLEKFPATENAAETVSAARQAIHQILHGDDDRLLVVIGPCSIHDPMAAKEYASRLLPLRKALKNELEIVMRVYFEKPRTTVGWKGLINDPHMDNSFQINEGLKIARKLLLDINDTGLPAAGEFLDMITPQYMADLMSWGAIGARTTESQVHRELASGLSCPVGFKNGTDGTIKVAIDAINAASAPHCFLSVTKWGHSAIVNTSGNSDCHIILRGGKAPNYSAAHVAEVKTGLEKAGLKPQVMIDFSHANSSKQFKKQMDVGADVCAQIAGGESAIMGVMIESHLVEGNQSLESGEPLVYGKSVTDACIGWEDTDAILRQLADAVKARRG; from the coding sequence ATGACTTATCAGAACGACGACTTACGTATTGAAGGTATTAACGAATTACTCCCGCCTGTCGCACTCCTGGAAAAATTTCCCGCTACTGAAAACGCTGCCGAAACCGTCTCAGCCGCGCGCCAGGCGATTCATCAGATCCTGCATGGCGACGACGATCGTCTGCTGGTGGTGATAGGTCCGTGCTCTATTCACGATCCGATGGCGGCCAAAGAGTATGCCTCGCGTCTGCTGCCGCTGCGTAAGGCGCTGAAGAACGAGTTGGAAATCGTCATGCGCGTCTATTTTGAAAAGCCGCGCACCACGGTGGGCTGGAAGGGGCTTATCAACGATCCGCATATGGACAACAGTTTCCAGATCAACGAGGGACTGAAGATTGCGCGTAAATTGCTGCTGGATATCAACGACACCGGCCTGCCGGCGGCGGGTGAGTTCCTGGATATGATTACGCCGCAATATATGGCGGATTTAATGAGCTGGGGCGCTATCGGCGCGCGTACCACCGAATCGCAGGTGCACCGCGAGCTGGCGTCCGGGCTTTCCTGTCCGGTTGGTTTTAAAAATGGCACCGACGGCACCATTAAAGTGGCGATTGACGCCATCAACGCCGCCAGCGCGCCGCACTGTTTCCTGTCGGTCACCAAGTGGGGCCACTCGGCTATCGTTAACACCAGCGGCAATAGCGACTGCCATATTATCCTGCGCGGCGGTAAAGCGCCGAACTACAGCGCGGCGCACGTCGCTGAGGTGAAAACCGGTCTTGAGAAAGCGGGTCTGAAGCCGCAGGTGATGATCGATTTCAGCCATGCCAACTCCAGCAAGCAGTTTAAGAAGCAGATGGACGTCGGCGCGGATGTCTGCGCGCAAATCGCCGGCGGCGAGAGCGCCATTATGGGCGTCATGATTGAAAGCCATCTGGTGGAAGGCAACCAGAGCCTGGAGAGCGGCGAGCCGCTGGTGTATGGCAAGAGCGTGACCGATGCCTGCATCGGCTGGGAAGACACCGACGCGATCCTGCGCCAGCTCGCCGACGCCGTGAAAGCGCGCCGCGGTTAA
- the zitB gene encoding CDF family zinc transporter ZitB, translating to MAHSHSHTHDPHEHSHSSNSNSKRLLIAFLVTATFMVLEIAGGLLSGSLALLADAGHMFTDAAALLVALMAVRFARRSPNARHTFGLLRLTTLAAFVNALALLVITAIIVWEAVARFITPQPVAGAPMLGIAVAGLVANLLSFWILHRGSDEKNMNVRAAALHVLGDLLGSVGAIAAAVIILWTGWTPIDPILSILVSCLVLRSAWRLLQESMNELLEGAPRAVDVDQLRRRLVREIPEARDVHHVHLWLVGEKPVMTLHVQVIPPHDHDALMASIHDYLRHHYQIAHATVQLEYQSCSVKDCDLNAGDATPHAHGHSH from the coding sequence ATGGCCCATTCCCATTCTCATACGCACGATCCCCACGAGCATTCTCATTCCTCCAACAGTAACAGCAAACGTCTGCTGATCGCCTTCCTGGTGACCGCCACGTTTATGGTGCTGGAGATTGCCGGCGGCCTGCTTTCCGGCTCGCTGGCGCTGCTGGCCGACGCCGGCCATATGTTTACCGACGCCGCCGCGCTGCTGGTGGCGCTGATGGCCGTGCGCTTCGCACGCCGCAGCCCGAACGCGCGCCATACTTTTGGGTTACTGCGTTTAACCACGCTTGCCGCTTTCGTGAATGCGCTGGCGCTGCTGGTGATTACCGCGATTATCGTCTGGGAGGCTGTCGCGCGCTTTATTACGCCGCAACCCGTGGCGGGCGCGCCGATGCTCGGTATCGCCGTGGCGGGGCTGGTGGCGAATCTGCTGTCATTCTGGATCCTGCACCGCGGCAGCGATGAGAAAAACATGAACGTGCGCGCCGCGGCGCTGCATGTGCTAGGCGATCTGCTGGGGTCCGTCGGCGCGATTGCGGCGGCGGTGATTATTCTCTGGACGGGCTGGACGCCGATCGACCCTATTCTCTCGATTCTGGTCTCATGCCTCGTGCTGCGTAGCGCCTGGCGGCTGCTTCAGGAGAGCATGAATGAACTGCTGGAAGGCGCGCCCCGGGCGGTGGATGTGGATCAACTGCGCCGCAGGCTGGTACGCGAAATCCCGGAAGCGCGCGACGTACATCATGTGCATCTGTGGCTGGTAGGAGAAAAACCGGTGATGACGCTGCATGTGCAGGTGATCCCGCCGCACGATCATGACGCCCTGATGGCGAGCATTCACGATTATCTGCGCCATCACTACCAGATAGCCCACGCGACGGTACAGCTTGAATACCAGTCTTGCAGCGTTAAAGACTGCGATTTGAATGCCGGGGACGCCACACCGCACGCCCACGGCCATTCACATTAG
- a CDS encoding protein YbgS — protein MKLNKLTSLFLTATLTLASGAALAADSGSSTGGSDTGSANAAANAGQVAPDAKQNVAPNGVDNSNINTSGTNSANSGVNTGTGTATGTSSGTAHSTSGEAGATGSSTSGTTGSVQCTGDACPSTSGSTSQ, from the coding sequence ATGAAACTGAATAAACTGACTTCACTCTTTCTGACCGCCACTCTGACTCTGGCCAGCGGCGCGGCGCTTGCCGCCGATTCCGGTTCTTCAACCGGCGGCAGCGACACCGGCTCTGCAAACGCAGCCGCTAACGCAGGCCAGGTAGCGCCTGACGCGAAACAGAATGTCGCTCCGAACGGCGTGGATAACAGCAATATCAATACCTCCGGCACCAACTCCGCAAACAGCGGCGTGAATACCGGCACCGGTACCGCGACTGGCACCTCTTCCGGCACCGCGCACAGCACCAGCGGTGAAGCGGGCGCCACCGGCAGCAGCACGTCCGGTACGACCGGTAGCGTACAGTGTACTGGCGACGCCTGCCCGAGCACCTCTGGCAGTACCTCCCAGTAA